A portion of the Eretmochelys imbricata isolate rEreImb1 chromosome 27, rEreImb1.hap1, whole genome shotgun sequence genome contains these proteins:
- the ITGB3 gene encoding integrin beta-3, with amino-acid sequence MRGLRPALRTLVLALCAAGLQGNICTTRGVNSCKQCLAVSPLCAWCFQEGLGQGTPRCDLKKNLLQNGCTQDFIEYPVSSMEILEDKPLSNTGSGQTVTTQMSPQKIELHLRPDDSRNFSVQVRQVEDYPVDIYYLMDLSNSMKDDLHNIQSLGTKLATEMRKLTSNLRIGFGAFVDKPISPYMYISPQEAIDNPCYEIHQTCLPMFGYKHVLTLTDEVTRFNEEVRKQSVSRNRDAPEGGFDAIIQATVCDEKIGWRNDASHLLVFTTDAKTHIALDGRLAGIVQPNDGQCHIGKDNLYSASTTLDYPSLGLMTEKLSQKNINLIFAVTETVVGLYKNYSELIPGTTVGTLSRDSSNVLQLILESYGKIRSKVELEVRDLPEELSLSFNATCLNDEVIQGLKSCVGLKIGDTVSFSIEAKVRGCPQQRQKSFTIKPVGFKDSLTVVVNFDCDCACQQHAEPDSPACNQGNGTFECGVCRCYQGRLGSRCECSEEEYSPAQQDNCSPGAGQPLCSQRGECLCGQCVCHTSDFGKVTGKYCECDDFSCVRFKGEMCSGHGQCSCGDCLCDSDWMGDYCNCTTRTDTCMSGNGLVCSGHGLCQCGKCECTQAGSYGDTCEKCPTCPDACTIKKECVECKKFERGTLTEQQTCSRTCRDEIQEVQELGDTGKDAVNCTYKDENDCVVRFQYYEDSSGKSILYVEEPDCPKGPDVLMVLLVVAGAILLIGLAALFIWKLLITVHDRREFARFEEERARAKWDTANNPLYKGATSTFTNITYRGNS; translated from the exons gtaACATCTGTACCACTCGCGGGGTGAATTCCTGCAAGCAGTGTCTGGCCGTGAGCCCGCTGTGTGCATGGTGCTTCCAGGAG ggcttggggcagggaaCCCCTCGCTGCGACCTGAAAAAGAACCTCCTCCAAAATGGCTGCACGCAGGATTTCATCGAGTACCCGGTCAGCAGCATGGAAATCCTAGAGGACAAGCCACTCAGTAACACCGGCTCTGGACAGACCGTCACCACCCAAATGAGCCCTCAGAAAATTGAACTGCACCTGCGGCCAG ATGACTCCCGGAACTTCTCCGTCCAAGTGCGCCAGGTGGAGGACTACCCAGTAGACATCTACTACCTGATGGACCTGTCCAATTCCATGAAGGACGATCTCCACAACATCCAGAGCCTGGGCACCAAGCTAGCCACTGAGATGCGCAAGCTGACCAGCAACCTGCGGATCGGCTTCGGGGCCTTTGTGGACAAGCCCATCTCGCCGTACATGTACATCTCCCCGCAAGAAGCCATCGACAACCCGTGCTACGA GATCCACCAAACTTGCCTGCCCATGTTCGGCTACAAACACGTCCTGACGCTCACGGACGAGGTGACCCGCTTCAACGAGGAGGTGCGCAAGCAGAGTGTCTCACGGAACCGCGACGCACCCGAAGGGGGGTTCGATGCCATCATCCAAGCGACCGTCTGTGAC GAGAAGATCGGCTGGAGGAATGATGCTAGTCACCTGCTGGTCTTCACGACAGACGCCAAGACCCACATCGCTCTGGACGGGAGGCTGGCGGGGATCGTCCAGCCCAATGACGGGCAGTGCCACATTGGCAAGGATAATCTCTACTCGGCCTCAACTACACTG GACTATCCCTCGCTGGGCCTGATGACTGAGAAACTCTCCCAGAAAAACATCAACTTGATCTTTGCCGTGACGGAGACCGTGGTCGGCCTCTACAAG AACTACAGCGAGCTGATTCCCGGCACCACTGTGGGGACCCTGTCCAGAGACTCCAGCAACGTCCTGCAGCTCATTCTGGAGTCCTATGGG aaaATCCGCTCCAAGGTAGAGCTGGAGGTGCGAGACCTGCCTGAGGAGCTGTCCCTCTCCTTCAACGCCACCTGCCTCAACGACGAGGTCATTCAGGGACTCAAGTCCTGCGTGGGACTCAAGATAGGAGACACG GTGAGCTTCAGCATCGAGGCCAAGGTGCGGGGCTGCCCCCAGCAGCGGCAGAAATCCTTCACTATCAAGCCCGTGGGCTTCAAGGACAGCCTGACGGTGGTGGTGAACTTCGACTGCGACTGTGCCTGCCAGCAGCACGCCGAGCCCGACAGCCCCGCCTGCAACCAGGGCAACGGCACCTTCGAGTGCGGCGTCTGCCGCTGCTACCAGGGCCGGCTGGGCTCCCGCTGCGAGTGCTCCGAGGAGGAGTACAGCCCCGCGCAGCAGGACAACTGCAGCCCCGGCGCAGGGCAGCCCCTGTGCAGCCAGCGGGGCGAGTGCCTCTGCGGCCAGTGCGTCTGCCACACCAGCGACTTCGGCAAGGTGACCGGCAAGTACTGCGAGTGCGACGACTTCTCCTGCGTCCGCTTCAAGGGCGAGATGTGCTCGG GCCACGGGCAGTGCAGCTGTGGGGACTGCCTGTGCGACTCGGACTGGATGGGGGACTACTGCAACTGCACCACCCGCACCGACACCTGCATGTCCGGCAACGGTCTGGTGTGCAGCGGGCACGGCCTCTGCCAGTGCGGGAAATGCGAGTGCACCCAGGCCGGCTCCTACGGGGACACCTGCGAGAAGTGCCCCACCTGCCCTGATGCTTGCACCATCAAGaa ggaGTGCGTGGAGTGTAAGAAGTTTGAGAGGGGGACCCTGACAGAGCAGCAAACCTGCAGCCGCACCTGCCGGGACGAGATCCAGGAAGTGCAGGAACTCG GTGACACGGGTAAAGACGCGGTGAACTGCACCTACAAGGATGAGAACGACTGTGTGGTGCGGTTCCAGTATTATGAGGACTCCAGCGGGAAATCCATCCTTTATGTCGAGGAGCCAG ACTGTCCCAAGGGGCCAGACGTCCTGATGGTTCTGCTCGTGGTGGCAGGAGCCATCCTGCTCATCGGCCTGGCCGCCCTGTTCATCTGGAAGCTCCTGATCACCGTCCACGACCGGCGGGAGTTCGCCAGGTTCGAGGAAGAGAGGGCACGGGCGAAATGGGACACG GCCAACAACCCCTTATACAAAGGCGCCACCTCCACCTTCACTAACATCACATACCGCGGGAATTCGTAA